The DNA segment TTCCTCTTTTACATGGGATGGGACCGGTAAAGATGACACAAAGATGATGCTGGCAGAAGAAATATGGGAAGAGCTAAGAAATCTTGGTGGAGCTGGATTTTCCCATGTTACTATATCAGGCGGTAATCCTGCTTTATTAAAGAATTTAGCTAACTTAATCACTCTTTTAAAGAAAAACGATATTAAAATCTGCCTTGAAACTCAGGGGAGTAAATGGCAGGATTGGTTTTTAGAAATTGATGAATTAACCCTATCTCCAAAGCCACCAAGCTCAACAATGGTTACAGACTTCACGATTCTAGATTCCATTATAAAGAAGTTGGAAGAGAAGGATTCGTCCAATCGTGTTAGTTTAAAAGTAGTCATATTTGATGAGCGTGATTATGAATATGCAAAAGGTGTGTACCTCCGATATCCAACGATCCCTTTTTATCTACAGGTTGGTAATGATGATATAACAACATCGGATAATCAGGAGCTGATAAGCCGTCTATTAAGTAAATATGATTGGCTAATTAACAAGGTGATGGAAGATCAAGAATTTTCCAATGTAAGAGTGTTACCACAATTGCATACCTATTTGTGGGGAAACAAAAGAGGAGTATAGTGATTAAAAGCTGCAGCATGCAGCTTTTTTTTATAGGATTTTTCACATGTGGAATACTAACAAAAAGGAAAAAGTGAGGAATTCTATGAAAAAGTTTCTATTCCTATTCCTATGTTTTTTTGTGTTCGGACATGAGGAAATCGCGAGTGCAGAGAAAAAAGTGCCAATCTTAGTTTATCATTCTATTGCAGAATACAATGGTCATGGATCAAAGGAACTGTATGTAACCCCAGGAAATTTTGAGAAACAGATGGCGTTTTTAAGAGACCATGGATACACTCTCTTAACATTTGAACGGTGGCAAGAAGTCGACTATGTACCTAAACCCATTTTTATTACCTTTGACGATGGATACAAAAATAACTTAAATGCGTATACTATTTTTCAAAAATTAAAAACTCAGCAATTTAAACCGATGGGAACTATATTTGTTATCTCTGATTTTATCGGCAGGTCCAACCGTCTTTCAAACTCAGACTTGAAAATGATGGCAGATTCCGGATTGTTTTCAATTCAATCACATACAGTTACACACCCTGATTTAACGAAGGTGGAGAATGTAGGTTATGAATTAAAGAATTCTAAGGAGCAAGTCCAGAAAATAACAGGAAAACCGGTTATTGTCCTTTCTTATCCTTATGGAAATACCAATGACAAAGTAATTTCAGAGGTAAAGAAATATTATAGATTTGCTCTTACCACCACACCAGAAGTATTTTCTCCGTCAGGAGTTAAAAATGAGCTTTATTTATTACCAAGAATATATGTTAAGTATTCAACTACTCTTGACGAATTTATTAATTTAGTAAAGTAACATGATATAGTCGAAGATCCTCTTGAATATGATTTTTTAAGAGGGGGGAAAGCGATGACTGCAATTAGTGTGTGGGAAGAACATTTATTTTGGTTGGAAATATTACAGGATCATGCGATTTTTGTTCGTGATCATTTGTCTGTTGAAGAACAAAAGGAAATATCAATTGCTGAAAGATTTATCCAATCTTTTGGGATAGTACTCAATAACCTTAGGCAGTTACATTCTGGGGTTGAAATTTCGTCTGAAGAACAAATTGCATTGGCAAAGCAAGCATATTCAGTAGCATATGAGTATTACCGGTTTGAAGGCCATATGCAAAATCTAAGAATCCAAAATCAAATTAACCTAAACTTGTCTCCAACGTATTTAAATGGGACATTGAATGAAAATCAAGAATATTTACGTTTATTGTCTTACTTCGTAAATGGTCAAATTCCAGAGCCGCTAAGGCTTGACCAGCTTTTAGATTTATGGCTGGAGGATCAGTTAGGGCATATCATTTTATTAAGGAATGTACTTGACCCTATAGAAATAGCGATAGAAAGACAATCGGAGGCATTCGCACAGAAGTTCCAAATGTTTATCTTGCAAAATCACCATATAAAAGGGTATTTACGATTTACCGAACAGGGTTTCCCACGACAAAAAGAACTTGCATTAGAGGTAGGAAGAGCTGTTATTGAAATGAATTTGTTTGTTAGGTCTTCCGTAGAAAAATATAAAGGCGAACGGATTTTAAATAAAACTACTTTACGGTTTATTGAACATCACTTTCCTGAAACTTGTTATTTCATAAAAAAACTGGCGGATTTTGCCCCAGTACTTCATTCAGAGGGTTCTCAGTGTTCGTTAAGAAAACCATCTTTTATCTAAAAAATTGGAACGATGCACCTGAAAAATGGTGCATTTTTTTTAACTAGTACATCTAACACTACTTAATCTATTAAATCCTCATAATTTGAAGTGATTGATAAAATCTTGTAAACTGCCCGACATCTCTATGTAACCAAATATTATTATAATAGTGTAAACGTTATGTAGACTTTAGAAGGCAGGTGTCAATATGGAAGAGACCATAGCAAAATCATATTTGCAAAAGTCACTGGACGAGTGGAAGGACGATATTTCATTAGTCTTAAATGAGATAGCTAATGAATATGATGAAGTTGCGCAGGAACTGAAGGTTTATTCATATAAATATGGAATTACAAAGCAAGTAATACAATCAACGGTTAATGAAGAAATAATAGAAAATATTCGCCAAATGTACCATAAGCCATTTGAGGAAAGTTATAATCAGTTGAAAGAATACATAAAAGATTTAGAGGAAAAAAGAAGAGTTTTTCAAATGTTTATTCAAAAAATTGAAGAAGTAACAAAAAAGGAAACAGCTAAAATTACTACATTTTAATTAAAGAGTAAAATACAAAAAGTCGCCAACCATTTGGCGGCTTTTTGTATGAACAAGTGGTTAAGTGTTATGCATATATTAAATAACAGAATTTTTTTGTGAGGTGTGAAACAAATGATCACCGCGACGATTGGAAGTAAAACCTACACAATACCGGATAACCTCGAAAAATATTTTCAAAGATTTCGTTCTCATGTCATTGGGATGGATCAGGAGTTTGATGCTCCTTACGGAAAAAAGAAAATTATCTATGCAGATTGGACGGCAAGTGGAAGACTTTATCGTCCCATTGAGCAGAAAATCTCGGAGATTTTTGGACCTTTTATGGCAAATACACATACTGAATCAAACATTACCAGTTTGATGATGACTGGAATCTATAAGCATTCTAGGAAAATCATAAAGGAACATGTAAATGGGGATCAGCATGATGCGGTTATCCTGGATGGATTTGGAATGACATCAGTAATCAATAAGTTGCAGCGTTTATTAGGTATTCGAGTACATGAGAAATGGAAGCATCGTTTGAACCTAACCGAAAAAGAGCGACCAATTATCTTTCTAACCCATATGGAACATCATTCAAATCAAACATCCTGGCTTGAAACTTTGGGCGACGTGGTTATATTATGTCCAGATAAAGACGGGGAAGTGGATGTGCAACAACTCGAACAACTGCTTTATAAGTATAAGGACAGACCACTGAAAATCGGTTCGTTTACAGCATGTTCCAATGTCACGGGGATTCAAACACCCTACCACCAATTAGCAAAAATCATGCATCAACATGGAGGTGTGTGTTTTGTTGATTTCGCTGCTTCTGCACCATATGTAACGATTGATATGCATCCCAAGGATCCATTAGAGAAACTCGATGCAATCTTTTTCTCTCCCCATAAATTCTTAGGGGGACCTGGAACAAGTGGGGTATTAGTTTTTGATACAAGATTATATTTCAATCATGTTCCAGATCACCCAGGAGGCGGGACGGTAACCTGGACGAATCCGTGGGGGAATCACCAGTATTATAAGGATATCGAACTCCGTGAGGACGGTGGAACCCCTGGAATATTACAGGCAATCCGAACGGCACTATGTATTAACTTGAAATATCAAATGGGGATATCCAATATACTCAAAAGAGAAAAAGAGCAGCTTGATATTTTATTGCCTCAATTGGCAGAAATCCCTGGACTACATGTTTTAGATGGACATATAACAAACCGTTTGGGGATTGTTTCATTTTACATGGAGAATATACATTACAATTTAATGGTTCGCCTACTGAATGATCGCTTTGGAATCCAAGTACGGGGCGGATGCTCTTGTGCAGGAACCTATGGTCATTATCTATTTGAAATTGATCAGGATTCTTCAAATGAGATTACTGAAAAAATAAATCTTGGAGATTTATCTGGTAAACCCGGTTGGGTGCGCTTTTCCTTACATCCAATTATGACAAATGATGAAATTATTATGTTTGTAAAAGCTGTGAAGGAAATTTCAATAAACATAAATGAATGGAAAAAGGACTATATTTATGACTCGACTAGCAATGATTACTTCTTTGTTAACTACAAGAGAGAAGACATGGGGAATCTTTTTCGATTTGAATGATATCATTAAAAATGGTCAATTTATGACCATTTTTTGAACAATTACCTATACCCCTATACGTAATAAAAGTTTGTGCTATACTTCACATATGGTATTGATTTACTAGTCATTCGAAAGAAGGTAATCATAGATGTCTAAGAAAATTGTTATAGTAGGTGGGGTAGCAGGGGGAGCAACAACAGCAGCAAGATTGAGAAGATTAGATGAGCAAGCTGAAGTCGTCATGTTTGAAAGAGGGGAATACATTTCCTTTGCAAACTGTGGTTTGCCTTACTATATTGGTGGTACGATTTCAGAAAGAGACAAGCTGTTAGTTCAAACAGTAGAGGGTATGTCTAAAAAATTCAATCTTGATATTCGTAACTTAAGCGAAGTAATAAAAATTAATCGAGAAAGAAAGACAGTAGAAGTAAAACATGTGAGGACGGGTGAAACATACGAAGAATCGTATGAAGTACTTGTTTTATCACCAGGTGCAAGTCCTATTAAACCACCAATCACAGGAATTGAGACAGCGGAATCTCTGTTTACTTTAAGAAATATTCCAGATACAGATAAAATTAAGTCCTATGTTGATACAAACAAACCGAAGAAAGCTACAGTTGTCGGCGGAGGATTCATCGGAATTGAAATGGCAGAGAACCTATGGGATTTAGGAATTGAAGTAACTTTAATTGAAATGTCTAACCAAATTATGGCCCCAATTGATTTTGAAATGGCTACTATTTTACATGGTCATCTTCGTGAAAAAGGAGTGAACTTAATCCTTGAAGATGGTGTAGAAGCATTTGAACAAAATGGTAAAATCGTAAAGTTAACTAGTGGTCAAAAAATGGACACGGACATGATTATCCTAGCTATAGGAGTTAAACCAGAAAATCAGTTAGCGGTTGGCGCGGGATTAAAAGTAGGCGGGCGCGGTGGCATTCAGGTGAATGAATACCTTCAAACAGAAGATCCAAGTATATATGCGATTGGGGATGCCATTGAAGTGAAGGATTATATCAATGGCCAACCAACTCAAATTCCATTAGCATGGCCAGCCAACCGCCAGGGAAGAATTGTAGCGGATCATATCAATGGAATTGCAGTACGTTACAAAGGAACACTGGGAACTTCTATCGCAAAGGTCTTTGATATGACAGTTGCTTCAACAGGAAATAACGAAAAGACGTTAAAACGCTTAGGAATTCCTTATGAGGTTGTACACGTACATCCCGGTTCACATGCTGGCTATTATCCAGGAGCTTTTCCAATCGCACTGAAGCTAATTTTTGAAAAAGGAACTGGAAAAATATTTGGTGCACAAGCTGTTTCCTATGATGGGGCAGACAAGAGAATCGATGTGATTGCAACAGCCATTAAAGGCGGGTTAACCATATTTGATTTGCCAGACCTAGAACTTGCTTACGCACCTCCATTTTCATCAGCGAAAGATCCAGTTAATATGGCTGGCTATGCAGCAAGTAATATTGCGGAAGGAAGAGTTGAAACCGTTCAATGGCATGAAATCGATGAAATTGTACAAAACGGTGGGTTATTAATCGATGTTCGAGATCCAATTGAAAGAGAAATGGGCTATATAGAAGGTTCAATTAATATCCCTCTTGGAGAATTAAGGGATCGTTTAGATGAACTGCCTAAAAATCAAACGATCTATTTAACTTGTCAAGTTGGTCTACGTGGTTATTTAGGTGCACGTATCCTCTCACAAAATGGATTTAAAGTAAAGAATCTTGACGGAGGATTTAAGACTTATTCAAGTGTGTTTGATAATAAGCCAAAAAATAGTGAGGTCAAAATCGATGATTCTGGCATGATCGAGGGGATAAAAGTGAATAAGACCAATGTTGAACCTGTTGATACTATATTAATTGATGCCTGTGGTTTACAATGTCCTGGACCAATCATGAAGGTATACCAAGCAATAGATGGTATGAAGGATGGTGAGATTCTGGAAGTTCATGCTACTGACCCTGGGTTTGCTAAAGATATTCAATCTTGGTCAAGTAAAACAGGAAATACGTTATTAAATAGTAAATATGAAGATAAGAAATTTAAGGCTTATATTCAAAAAGGATCGAAGGAAGCGGTGAACCCTGTTCAGGGAACAGCTGTGCCAGCAGCAAAGGATGGAACTACGATGGTAGTATTTAGTGGTGATCTTGATAAAACAATTGCCTCCTTCATCATTGCCTGCGGTGCTGCAGCCATGGGCAAAAAAGTAACCATGTTCTTTACCTTCTGGGGCTTAAATGTTCTGCGACGTAAAGATGCACCTCCTGTACAAAAAGATTTAGTAGAGAAAATGTTTGGTATGA comes from the Neobacillus sp. PS2-9 genome and includes:
- a CDS encoding aminotransferase class V-fold PLP-dependent enzyme — its product is MITATIGSKTYTIPDNLEKYFQRFRSHVIGMDQEFDAPYGKKKIIYADWTASGRLYRPIEQKISEIFGPFMANTHTESNITSLMMTGIYKHSRKIIKEHVNGDQHDAVILDGFGMTSVINKLQRLLGIRVHEKWKHRLNLTEKERPIIFLTHMEHHSNQTSWLETLGDVVILCPDKDGEVDVQQLEQLLYKYKDRPLKIGSFTACSNVTGIQTPYHQLAKIMHQHGGVCFVDFAASAPYVTIDMHPKDPLEKLDAIFFSPHKFLGGPGTSGVLVFDTRLYFNHVPDHPGGGTVTWTNPWGNHQYYKDIELREDGGTPGILQAIRTALCINLKYQMGISNILKREKEQLDILLPQLAEIPGLHVLDGHITNRLGIVSFYMENIHYNLMVRLLNDRFGIQVRGGCSCAGTYGHYLFEIDQDSSNEITEKINLGDLSGKPGWVRFSLHPIMTNDEIIMFVKAVKEISININEWKKDYIYDSTSNDYFFVNYKREDMGNLFRFE
- a CDS encoding CoA-disulfide reductase — translated: MSKKIVIVGGVAGGATTAARLRRLDEQAEVVMFERGEYISFANCGLPYYIGGTISERDKLLVQTVEGMSKKFNLDIRNLSEVIKINRERKTVEVKHVRTGETYEESYEVLVLSPGASPIKPPITGIETAESLFTLRNIPDTDKIKSYVDTNKPKKATVVGGGFIGIEMAENLWDLGIEVTLIEMSNQIMAPIDFEMATILHGHLREKGVNLILEDGVEAFEQNGKIVKLTSGQKMDTDMIILAIGVKPENQLAVGAGLKVGGRGGIQVNEYLQTEDPSIYAIGDAIEVKDYINGQPTQIPLAWPANRQGRIVADHINGIAVRYKGTLGTSIAKVFDMTVASTGNNEKTLKRLGIPYEVVHVHPGSHAGYYPGAFPIALKLIFEKGTGKIFGAQAVSYDGADKRIDVIATAIKGGLTIFDLPDLELAYAPPFSSAKDPVNMAGYAASNIAEGRVETVQWHEIDEIVQNGGLLIDVRDPIEREMGYIEGSINIPLGELRDRLDELPKNQTIYLTCQVGLRGYLGARILSQNGFKVKNLDGGFKTYSSVFDNKPKNSEVKIDDSGMIEGIKVNKTNVEPVDTILIDACGLQCPGPIMKVYQAIDGMKDGEILEVHATDPGFAKDIQSWSSKTGNTLLNSKYEDKKFKAYIQKGSKEAVNPVQGTAVPAAKDGTTMVVFSGDLDKTIASFIIACGAAAMGKKVTMFFTFWGLNVLRRKDAPPVQKDLVEKMFGMMMPKGASELPLSKMNMGGMGAKMINHAMERKNVDSLETLMKNAMDAGVKLVACSMSMDIMGIKQEELIDGVDIGGVASYLGDAEDSGLNLFI
- the queE gene encoding 7-carboxy-7-deazaguanine synthase QueE produces the protein MSKIPVMEIFGPTIQGEGMVIGQKTMFVRTAGCDYSCSWCDSSFTWDGTGKDDTKMMLAEEIWEELRNLGGAGFSHVTISGGNPALLKNLANLITLLKKNDIKICLETQGSKWQDWFLEIDELTLSPKPPSSTMVTDFTILDSIIKKLEEKDSSNRVSLKVVIFDERDYEYAKGVYLRYPTIPFYLQVGNDDITTSDNQELISRLLSKYDWLINKVMEDQEFSNVRVLPQLHTYLWGNKRGV
- a CDS encoding polysaccharide deacetylase family protein, with the translated sequence MKKFLFLFLCFFVFGHEEIASAEKKVPILVYHSIAEYNGHGSKELYVTPGNFEKQMAFLRDHGYTLLTFERWQEVDYVPKPIFITFDDGYKNNLNAYTIFQKLKTQQFKPMGTIFVISDFIGRSNRLSNSDLKMMADSGLFSIQSHTVTHPDLTKVENVGYELKNSKEQVQKITGKPVIVLSYPYGNTNDKVISEVKKYYRFALTTTPEVFSPSGVKNELYLLPRIYVKYSTTLDEFINLVK
- a CDS encoding DUF2935 domain-containing protein, with product MTAISVWEEHLFWLEILQDHAIFVRDHLSVEEQKEISIAERFIQSFGIVLNNLRQLHSGVEISSEEQIALAKQAYSVAYEYYRFEGHMQNLRIQNQINLNLSPTYLNGTLNENQEYLRLLSYFVNGQIPEPLRLDQLLDLWLEDQLGHIILLRNVLDPIEIAIERQSEAFAQKFQMFILQNHHIKGYLRFTEQGFPRQKELALEVGRAVIEMNLFVRSSVEKYKGERILNKTTLRFIEHHFPETCYFIKKLADFAPVLHSEGSQCSLRKPSFI